CGGGGAAGGCTTTCCCCGAGCGGCGGGAGGGCAGATGCAGCGCAGAGCGTGACGCGCGCGTGACTCCGAAGGTGCCTACACCGGATCCCACCAGATGCGGCCCTTGCCCTGGATGGCCTCGGCCGCGCGCGCGCGCACCTGCTGCAGCTGCTCGGGCGAGAGCGGCGTGAAGCGGCTCGCCGCCGTGAGCGCCGCGTCCTGCTCGTTGGGGTGGCTCATCCCTAGCAATGCGACGTCCGGCGCGAGCGTGAGGCTGTAGCGCACGCACTCCTCCACCGAGAGGCGCGGCAGCACGGCCTCGGCGCCGTCCTGGCCTCCCGAGGAGAGCTTGCCGCGCGGGCGCAGCTGCAGCGGGCGGCTGTAGCCCTCGGTGTCCCCCAGCAGCTTGCCCGCCCCGAAGGTCTTGAAGCCCACCACGCCCACGCCGCGCGAGCGCGCGAGCGGCAACACCTGCTCGGCGTAGCGCCGGTCGCAGTAGGGGCCCAGCGGGAACATCACCACGTCGCAGAGGCCGGACCCGAGCGCCTCCACCAGCACGTCCGGGTGGTGGCTCGAGATGCCGCGAAAGCGCGTGAGCCCTGCGTCCCGGCACGCGCCCAGCTGCGCGAAGCCTCCGCCGGGCGCCGCGAGCGCCCGCCACGCCTCGAGCGTGGACACGTTGTGGAAGGCGAAGAGGTCCGCCTGCGCGAGCCCGAGCCGCGCGAGGCTCGCCTCCACTTGCGGGCGCACCGGCTCCTCGAGCAGGTCCACCTTGTCGATGACGAAGACGTCCTCGCGCCGCACGCCTCGCAGCGCCGCGCCCACCAGCCGCTCGCTCAGGCCGTCCTCGTACATGGGCGCGGTGTCGATGACGTTGAGCCCCGCGGCGAGCGCGCGCTGCAGCGTGGCCACCTGGGTCTCGAAGGCCCCGCTCGCGTCCGCGAGGTCGCCGATCCCCACCGCGGTGGCCGTGAACCCGGTGCGGCCGAGCCGGTGGACGGGGGCAAAGCGGGGCAGGGGCGGGGACATGGGCGCTCCACGAGAAGGGGGTGGCCCTCTCTTGGGGCCGGGTGGGGCGCTTGACAGCAGGCGGCCAGTCAGGCGAGAGGACGCCCCACGGCCGCTGCCCAGGGGGGAGTCGGTGGCCGGGACGGAGCCGGGACAGGCGGTCACGCCCGCGTCACGACCTGCCGTCTAGACAGACGCTCGAAGCCTCCCCCCTCGAGCCCCCTGTCATGTCCCTGCGCCACCTCCTGCTTCCCGCCCTCCTCCTCCTCGCCGCCTCCGGCTGCGCGGAGAGCGCGCCTCCCGAGGCCTTCCTCAGCCTGCCCGCGGCGGACGCAGTGGACCGGGTGGATCCGGCCACTGGCGCGCAGCTGAGCCACACCGTGGTGGGCAAGCTCCCGCACACGCTCGTGGCGAGCCGCGACGGGGCCCGCGTGTACGTGGCGCTCACTGGCTCGCAGGCGGTGGCGGAGCTGGACGCGCGCACCGGCGCGCTGCTGCGCACGATGCTCACCGAGCCCGTGCCGGAGCGCCGCGCGGACGGCACCCTCATCGAGGGCCACGCCGCGCGCAACGCCTTCGCGCAGACGAGCTGCTTCGCGTGCCACGGCCAGGCGGGGGACGCGGCGAAGCCGGCCGTGGTGGGCAGCCGCCCCTTCGGCCTGCTCCTGAGCGAGGACGGCACCCACCTCTTCGTGACGAACCAGCGCACGGGCACGCTCGCGCGCCTGCGCCTGGACACCGGCGCGCTGGAGCAGCTCACGCGCCTGGCGCCCACGGGCGCCGCGAAGGAGCCCACCGCGATTGCGCAGCTCGGCGACAGCCTCTACGTCACCGTGCTGCCGGTGCTGCCCTCCACCGAGCCCGCCGTGGTGCGCCGCCTCAGCGCGGATGGCAGCCAGGTGCTCTCTGAGGCGCCCACCGGTCCCAACGCGGGCACGCTGAACGCGGACCCCGCGCGCGGCGCGCTCTACGTGAGCCACTTCGAGACCAACGCCGTCTCGCGCCTGGATGCCGAGGGGCGCGAGCTGCAGCGCTACACCGTGGGCAACGGCCCGCTCGGCCACGCGCTCGCGGACGGCGCGCTCTACGTGGCCAACTACTACGACAACTCGGTGTCGCGCGTGGACCTCGCCACTGGCGCCGTCGCGAGCGCGGCGCTCGAGAGCGAGGGCCGCCCGCTGCCGAACCCCACCCACCTGGCCCGCCACGGCGACGCGCTCTACGCGCTGTCCAGCGGCACCCAGGGCCACCTGCTCACCCTGGAGCCGGACACCCTGCAGCTGCGCCGCAGCGTGGACGTGGCCGGGCTCCCCTTCGACCTGCTGCTCGTCTCCCCGTGAAGAAAGGCGTCGCGATGAAGTCACTCACCCTCTCGCTGTCCCTCCTGCTCGCGCTCACCGCCTGTGGCGGCGGTGGCTCGGGCGAAGCCTCCGTGGGCCCTGGTACCGTCACCGGCCTCGTCACCGACGCGTTCACCGGCGCGCGCCTGAACAACGTGAAGGTGGAGGTCGCGGGCCAGACCGTCACCACGGACTCGGCCGGCCAGTTCACCGCGGAGAAGCTCCCCGAGGGCCCCGCCGTGCTGCGCTTCACCCGCGAGGGCTACGCGCCCGGCTACGGCAACGCCACCGTGGGCGCGGACGGCGACGCGGTGCTCGTCACCCTCAAGCCCGAGGGCAACCGCCAGGCCTATGACCCGGGCCAGGCCGGCGAGCTGCACACCACCACCGAGGCCGGCCCCTACGCCGTCTTCTTCCAGCCCAACACGCTGGACACCGCCGACAGCGACCTGCACGTGGCCGTGACGCCGGTGGACCCCACCGTGGAGAGCGCCGTGCTCCCGGGCCGCCTGCAGACCACCAACGCCGTGCTGGTGCCGCTCACCTTCGCGGAGTTCAGCATCTACGACAGCAGCGGCAAGATGGTGAACCTCAAGCCCGGCACCGAGGCCATCGTCGAGCTGCCCGTGCCCCCCAGCCTGCGCGGCCTGGACCAGTACGCGCTGGGCCAGACCATCCACTGCTACTCGTACAACCCGAAGACCGGCGCGTGGGAGGACTTCGTGGTGGGCCAGGTGGTGAAGTCCAGCATCGACGGCGTGACGCCGGTGGTACGCGCGAGCATCAAGCACTTCAGCTGGTACGGCGCCGCGCCCGAGAGCGACGACTGCGTGGACCTGGTGGTGAAGGTGGTGGACGCGGACGGCAAGCCCATGAAGAACGTGCGCGTGGACGCGTACCCGGGCGGCACCGCGCGCACCGACGAGAACGGCCTCGCCACCGTGGTGGCCCTGCTGCAGGGCGAGAGCACCTTCACCGCGACCCGCACGTACATCGACACGGACGGCTCCGTCTCCGGCATGAAGGGCGCCAAGGTCATCGACATCGGCCGCGTCACCACCGAGCTGGTGGGCCTGGTGAAGAAGAGCTGCCGCACCGGCGCGCTCACCGTGGGCACCGGCAGCGCGCACGCCGCCGCCCTCACCGGCACGAAGGAGAACCCGCTGGCCATCACCCTCGCCCCTGCGGGCCGCGTCAGCTACAAGGTCTCCGCGTACCTGCAGCCGAGCAGCAGCAGCGACACGAGCACCGGCAGCATCGTCGCCATCCTCTACGAGAGCCTCCCGGACGGCCAGGACGGCGACGCGGTGTCCGGCGCGAAGCTGCGCCTCACCGGCGCCGGCCAGAACGTGGCGCTCACCGACCTGGGCTCCGGCTCCGGCGTGTACCAGGCCCAGCTGCCCTACACCCCGGGCGCGCGCTACACGCTGAGCATCGACGCGGACGGCAACGGCTCCGTGGACGGCGCGGGCAGCGTGACGGCGGTGGGCAACGTTCGCTTCACCAGCCCCACCCAGGGCGCGAGCCTCTCCTCGAGCAGCTTCGTGGCCAGCTGGGCCCACGACTCGGGCGCGCAGGCGAGCGGCGCGGGCATCCTCTACTACGTGAGCATCGGCCGCCAGGACACGGCCACCGACACGGACCCCACCTACCTGGACTACGCCTGGTACGTGGGCACCGACCGCCAGTTCACGCCCTACCGCCTGGAGCTCACCGGTGAGACGAGCCAGACGCGCCTGTCCCCCGGCACCTACAACGCCTCGATGATGGCCTTCAGCGGGCCCTACGGCGCCGCGGCCAACAACAACTTCACCGTCACCCCCAACATCAGCGGCACGCTGGTGGGCGGCGAGTTCTACTCCTTCGGGACCTCCGAGGAGCTGACCTTCACGCTCACGCCGTAGCACGCACTCGCCCCCGGGCGAGGTGAGGGAGCCGGCCTGCGCTACCGCGGGCCGGCTTCTTTCTTTTCGGAGGCCTGCGAGTCGAAGGTGTGGGCCTCGCCCTCGGGCCCCAGCTCGTACGACCAACGCGAGCCAGGCGTGCCCACGAAGAGCGCGCGCAGCTCCGGGTAGAGCATGAGCAGCGCCCACTCGGTCTCCACCGGGCCGGGGACGAGCACGTGCGTGTGGGAGTGCGCGGCGAACGTCCCCTCGGGAGTGGCCTCGCGCAGGTCCACCGGGATGATGCTCTGGTGCAGCGCGACCTCCTCACGCAGCGTGCGGCCGTCCGGGCTGAACTCGAAGCGGAAGTCGCCGCCCAGCAGGTAGAGGCCGGGCTCGTGGAAGCCCTGCATCACGTAGACGGTGAGCCTGCCCTCCTCCTCGTAGACGACGGGGTTGAGCTGGCGGCGCCCGTGCACCTCGGCGGCGCGCTCGGTGGCGGCGCGCACGGCGCGCGCGAGGGGGCTGAAGTCCTCGGGCAGCTCCGCGAGGCTGATGCCGCTCATGCGCTCGGGCACGGCGCGCAGCGCGCGGAAGGCGTAGCCGGGGGTGAAGTGGCCGCGCTCGTCCAGCTTGCCGAAGACGGCGTACCAGCTGTCGCCGCGCGGCACGGTGAGGAACATCTGCAGGCGCGAGTCGTCGCGGTCGGTGGTCTCGAGCAGCAGGTCGGTGGCGCGGATGGCCGCGCGCTCCGCATCCGCGATGTACATCGCGCGCATCCGGATGCGCGCGATGGCCTCGTCCGAGAGCGGCGCGGTGTCGGTGGGCACGCTGGGCGCCTTCGGTGCCGAGGCCTGCGGTGCGGGGGCAGGCGGCGCGTGCGCGCAGCCGGCGAGGCACAGCAGCGACGCGGACACTGTGGACCGGAGAGCGCGCATGGACGGGAGCCTACGCCCACGCGAGCAATCTCCGGGAGAGGGCCCCGGGCGAAGCCGTCCCCTCTCCCAGGGGAGAGGGGACGGCGGCGCCGGCGTTCCGCCATTACCTCTTGTCGCTGCGACAGCTAATCTGGCCCGCCCTCCAGGAGGTCTCCCCATGAAGCGCTTCTTCACTCCCGACCTGCTCACCCCCCGCGCCTCGCTCGGCCTGCTCGCGCTGCGCGTGCTCCCCGGCATCGCGCTGATGAACCACGGCTTCGGCAAGATCCAGCACCCGTTCAGCTGGATGGGCCCGGACGCCACCGTGCCCAGCTTCCTCCAGGGGCTCGCGGCCCTCTCCGAGTTCGGCGGCGGCCTCGCGCTGGTGCTCGGCCTGCTCACGCCGCTCGCGATGCTCGGCATCCTCTGCACCATGGGCTACGCGGCCTACGTGCACATCTCCGGTGGCGACCCCTTCGTGGGCTTCCCGCGCAGCTGGGAGCCGGCGTCGCTCTTCTTCATCATCGCCCTCACCGTGCTGCTCGCGGGGCCGGGCCGCTACTCGCTCGACGCGCTGCTCTTCGCCCGCCGCGCGCCCGAGCCCCTCCCCGAGACGGCCCTGCGCTGAACGGGTCCCCGGGGCCGCACCCCTCGGCGCGGCCCCCTGGGTCACCCGCCACTCGGCCCTGCAGCCGGGCGGCGGCGTGAAGCACTGAGCCCTCGGCTGCGCATGGGCCTTGGCAGCCGGGGGAATCGAGGCCACTCTGCCCCCGGCGTTGCCGGAGCGCGCGCTCCAGAGAGGTCGGGACGGACGTGCTGAGAGGACAAGGAAAAGGGCTGCCGGTGCTGCTCGTCGAGGACGAGTCCGCCCAGCGAGGCTCGATCGCAGAGGCCCTCACGCTCGCCGGCTACCGCGTCTTCGTCGCCGCCAACGGGCGCGATGCGCTCTGGCACATGGGCCAGGTGCCGCGCCGGCCCTGCGTGCTGGTGATGGACCTGGACATGCCGGTGATGACGGGGCCGGAGCTGCTCGCGAACCTCGAGAAGCAGGGCAAACTGGAGGACTTCCCCACCATCGTGGTGACGGGCACGGACGTGCCGCCGAATCTGCCCGCGCGCGTGGTGCTCAAGAAGCCGCTCAAGCTGCAGGACCTGCTCAGCGCGGTGCACGAGCTGCACGGCGCCAGCGCCGCGCCCGCGAAGCCCGCGCCCGGCGACGAGTAGGCCCC
This window of the Aggregicoccus sp. 17bor-14 genome carries:
- a CDS encoding PQQ-binding-like beta-propeller repeat protein, whose protein sequence is MSLRHLLLPALLLLAASGCAESAPPEAFLSLPAADAVDRVDPATGAQLSHTVVGKLPHTLVASRDGARVYVALTGSQAVAELDARTGALLRTMLTEPVPERRADGTLIEGHAARNAFAQTSCFACHGQAGDAAKPAVVGSRPFGLLLSEDGTHLFVTNQRTGTLARLRLDTGALEQLTRLAPTGAAKEPTAIAQLGDSLYVTVLPVLPSTEPAVVRRLSADGSQVLSEAPTGPNAGTLNADPARGALYVSHFETNAVSRLDAEGRELQRYTVGNGPLGHALADGALYVANYYDNSVSRVDLATGAVASAALESEGRPLPNPTHLARHGDALYALSSGTQGHLLTLEPDTLQLRRSVDVAGLPFDLLLVSP
- a CDS encoding DoxX family protein; translated protein: MKRFFTPDLLTPRASLGLLALRVLPGIALMNHGFGKIQHPFSWMGPDATVPSFLQGLAALSEFGGGLALVLGLLTPLAMLGILCTMGYAAYVHISGGDPFVGFPRSWEPASLFFIIALTVLLAGPGRYSLDALLFARRAPEPLPETALR
- a CDS encoding aldo/keto reductase, producing the protein MSPPLPRFAPVHRLGRTGFTATAVGIGDLADASGAFETQVATLQRALAAGLNVIDTAPMYEDGLSERLVGAALRGVRREDVFVIDKVDLLEEPVRPQVEASLARLGLAQADLFAFHNVSTLEAWRALAAPGGGFAQLGACRDAGLTRFRGISSHHPDVLVEALGSGLCDVVMFPLGPYCDRRYAEQVLPLARSRGVGVVGFKTFGAGKLLGDTEGYSRPLQLRPRGKLSSGGQDGAEAVLPRLSVEECVRYSLTLAPDVALLGMSHPNEQDAALTAASRFTPLSPEQLQQVRARAAEAIQGKGRIWWDPV
- a CDS encoding carboxypeptidase-like regulatory domain-containing protein, coding for MKSLTLSLSLLLALTACGGGGSGEASVGPGTVTGLVTDAFTGARLNNVKVEVAGQTVTTDSAGQFTAEKLPEGPAVLRFTREGYAPGYGNATVGADGDAVLVTLKPEGNRQAYDPGQAGELHTTTEAGPYAVFFQPNTLDTADSDLHVAVTPVDPTVESAVLPGRLQTTNAVLVPLTFAEFSIYDSSGKMVNLKPGTEAIVELPVPPSLRGLDQYALGQTIHCYSYNPKTGAWEDFVVGQVVKSSIDGVTPVVRASIKHFSWYGAAPESDDCVDLVVKVVDADGKPMKNVRVDAYPGGTARTDENGLATVVALLQGESTFTATRTYIDTDGSVSGMKGAKVIDIGRVTTELVGLVKKSCRTGALTVGTGSAHAAALTGTKENPLAITLAPAGRVSYKVSAYLQPSSSSDTSTGSIVAILYESLPDGQDGDAVSGAKLRLTGAGQNVALTDLGSGSGVYQAQLPYTPGARYTLSIDADGNGSVDGAGSVTAVGNVRFTSPTQGASLSSSSFVASWAHDSGAQASGAGILYYVSIGRQDTATDTDPTYLDYAWYVGTDRQFTPYRLELTGETSQTRLSPGTYNASMMAFSGPYGAAANNNFTVTPNISGTLVGGEFYSFGTSEELTFTLTP
- a CDS encoding response regulator, with protein sequence MLLVEDESAQRGSIAEALTLAGYRVFVAANGRDALWHMGQVPRRPCVLVMDLDMPVMTGPELLANLEKQGKLEDFPTIVVTGTDVPPNLPARVVLKKPLKLQDLLSAVHELHGASAAPAKPAPGDE